The Rhodobium gokarnense genome includes a region encoding these proteins:
- a CDS encoding class II fructose-bisphosphate aldolase, whose product MPLVHMKPMLKTAKAARYGIAAFNMIDFNSARAIVDGAQELNAPIIIQVSVKTIKLWSHKTLGSWVAALAADADVPVALHLDHCKDLDVIKGCIDNGWTSVMFDGSADPFEENVRKSKQAYDIAMAAGVGLEAELGAIGGVEDDKFVAEDEAILADVDECLAFCKEMPELAVFAPAIGTAHGDYKGEPKIAYDRLEKLTSIIDIPIALHGGTGLTDEQFTRCIQSGCAKVNISTMHKKHFVDGFCDLKKKEPPVKEPIPYIEAQYETMKAGVTDMIRTFGSEGKASQMKAA is encoded by the coding sequence ATGCCTCTCGTTCACATGAAGCCGATGCTGAAGACCGCAAAGGCCGCCCGCTACGGCATCGCCGCCTTCAACATGATCGATTTCAACAGCGCCCGCGCCATCGTCGACGGGGCACAGGAGCTGAACGCGCCGATCATCATCCAGGTCTCGGTCAAGACCATCAAGCTGTGGAGCCACAAGACGCTCGGGTCCTGGGTCGCCGCGCTCGCCGCCGATGCCGACGTGCCGGTGGCGCTCCATCTCGACCACTGCAAGGACCTCGACGTCATCAAGGGCTGCATCGACAATGGCTGGACCTCGGTGATGTTCGACGGCTCGGCCGATCCGTTCGAGGAGAACGTCAGGAAATCCAAACAGGCCTACGACATCGCCATGGCGGCCGGTGTCGGCCTTGAGGCAGAACTCGGCGCCATCGGCGGCGTCGAAGACGACAAGTTCGTCGCCGAGGACGAGGCGATCCTCGCCGATGTCGACGAGTGCCTCGCCTTCTGCAAGGAAATGCCGGAACTCGCGGTCTTCGCGCCGGCCATCGGCACCGCCCATGGCGACTATAAGGGCGAGCCGAAGATCGCCTATGACCGCCTTGAGAAACTGACGAGCATCATCGATATTCCGATCGCGCTGCATGGCGGCACCGGGCTCACCGACGAGCAGTTCACCCGCTGCATCCAGTCCGGCTGCGCCAAGGTCAACATCTCGACCATGCACAAGAAGCATTTCGTCGACGGCTTCTGCGACCTGAAGAAGAAAGAGCCGCCGGTGAAGGAGCCGATCCCCTATATCGAGGCCCAGTACGAGACCATGAAGGCCGGCGTCACGGACATGATCCGCACCTTCGGCTCGGAAGGCAAAGCCAGCCAGATGAAGGCGGCGTAA
- a CDS encoding NAD(P)/FAD-dependent oxidoreductase: MDIHAPNGKITTWLATFSDALAKGDIDAAVGLFATDCYWRDLLTFTWNIKTMEGRDQIRDMLEATLSTAKPVKWELVGDASEADGITEGWIRFETEVARGEGHLRLNAEGAWTLLTAMTELKGFEERKGTTRESGVEHRVQPGRKTWLEERRAEEASLGYTEQPYCVIIGGGQGGIGLGARLRRNGVSTIIIEKNERPGDSWRKRYKSLCLHDPVWYDHLPYLPFPEHWPVFSPKDKIGDWLESYTKIMELNYWASTVCESASYDEEKGEWTVKVVREGKPVTLRPKQLVLATGMSGRPMIPEFADREKFKGKVHHSSQHPGGDGYEGKKVLVVGSNNSAHDIAADLYEHGADVTMVQRSSTHVVKSETLMDLGLGPLYSEEAVARGIDTHTADMTFASVPYAVLADVQKPVYEEVRKRDKDLYDRLEKAGFLLDFGEDGSGLFMKYLRRGSGYYIDVGASELIASGKIKLKAGQATAYTENGLVVDGEELPADLIVLATGYASMNGWAAELISEEVADKVGKCWGLGSGTTKDPGPWEGELRNMWKPTQQEGLWFHGGNLHQSRHYSRYVALQLKARKEGIPTPVYGMSEVYHLA; encoded by the coding sequence ATGGATATCCACGCTCCCAACGGGAAGATCACCACCTGGCTGGCGACATTTTCAGACGCCCTTGCCAAGGGCGATATCGACGCCGCCGTCGGCCTTTTCGCGACCGATTGCTACTGGCGCGATCTCCTGACCTTCACCTGGAACATCAAGACCATGGAAGGCCGCGACCAGATCCGGGACATGCTGGAGGCGACGCTGTCGACGGCCAAGCCCGTGAAATGGGAACTGGTCGGCGACGCCTCCGAGGCGGACGGCATCACGGAAGGCTGGATTCGGTTCGAGACTGAGGTCGCCCGCGGCGAAGGCCATCTGCGCCTCAACGCCGAGGGCGCCTGGACGCTGCTGACGGCAATGACCGAGCTGAAGGGCTTTGAGGAACGGAAGGGCACGACCCGCGAGAGCGGCGTGGAACACCGGGTCCAGCCCGGCCGCAAGACCTGGCTGGAGGAGCGCCGGGCGGAAGAGGCGAGCCTCGGCTACACCGAGCAGCCCTATTGCGTGATCATCGGCGGCGGCCAGGGCGGCATCGGCCTCGGCGCGCGGCTGCGCCGCAACGGCGTCTCCACCATCATCATCGAGAAGAACGAGCGCCCCGGCGATAGCTGGCGCAAGCGCTACAAGTCGCTCTGCCTGCACGATCCGGTCTGGTACGACCACCTGCCCTATCTGCCGTTCCCGGAGCACTGGCCGGTGTTCTCGCCCAAGGACAAGATCGGCGACTGGCTGGAAAGCTACACCAAGATCATGGAGCTGAACTACTGGGCGAGCACGGTCTGCGAAAGCGCCTCCTATGACGAGGAAAAGGGCGAGTGGACCGTCAAGGTGGTGCGCGAGGGCAAGCCCGTCACCCTCAGGCCCAAGCAGCTCGTGCTGGCGACCGGCATGTCCGGCCGGCCGATGATCCCGGAATTCGCCGACCGCGAGAAATTCAAGGGCAAGGTCCACCATTCCTCGCAGCATCCGGGCGGCGACGGTTACGAGGGCAAGAAGGTCCTCGTCGTCGGCTCCAACAACTCCGCCCATGACATCGCTGCCGACCTCTACGAGCACGGCGCCGACGTCACCATGGTGCAGAGGAGCTCCACCCATGTGGTGAAGTCGGAGACGCTGATGGATCTCGGCCTCGGCCCGCTCTATTCGGAAGAAGCCGTCGCCAGGGGGATCGACACCCACACGGCCGACATGACCTTTGCCTCCGTGCCCTACGCGGTCCTCGCCGACGTCCAGAAGCCGGTCTATGAAGAGGTCCGCAAGCGCGACAAGGACCTCTACGACCGACTGGAAAAGGCCGGCTTCCTGCTCGATTTCGGCGAGGACGGCTCCGGCCTTTTCATGAAATATCTGCGCCGCGGCTCCGGCTATTACATCGATGTCGGCGCCTCGGAGCTGATCGCCAGCGGCAAGATCAAGCTGAAGGCCGGCCAGGCGACCGCTTATACGGAAAACGGCCTCGTCGTCGATGGCGAGGAGCTTCCCGCCGACCTCATCGTGCTCGCCACCGGCTATGCCTCCATGAACGGCTGGGCGGCGGAGCTGATCTCCGAGGAGGTCGCCGACAAGGTCGGCAAGTGCTGGGGCCTCGGCTCCGGCACGACAAAGGACCCCGGCCCCTGGGAGGGCGAATTGCGCAACATGTGGAAGCCGACCCAGCAGGAGGGTCTGTGGTTCCACGGCGGCAACCTGCACCAGTCGCGCCACTATTCGCGCTACGTCGCCCTGCAGCTGAAGGCCCGCAAGGAGGGCATCCCGACGCCGGTCTACGGCATGTCGGAAGTGTATCACCTGGCGTGA
- a CDS encoding HlyD family secretion protein yields the protein MLETLLCSLITILPDYLFRRYVQGKRIGREITFYSVWYELRWGIISCLILTISLIAMIFYYHPSTSNAVAAYRTVPILPETRGRVQEVFLEPGLVRKVKAGDPIFRLDSSQQQAALETARRKVAEIDASMAVAKAELDAAEAQLRQSRASLKQATDDLETKLELQRRNANVVTTREIERLQNIVDSRKGGVDAATANKKNVETQINVLLPAQKASAEAARAQAEVDLSKTLVVAGTDGTVEQFSLRVGDVVNPMMRPAGILVPDDAGRYGVIAGFGQLEAQVIHPGMIAEVTCISKPFTVIPMVVTDVQMHIAAGQLGATTQLLESANAQPPGAITAKLEPLYEGGFAGVPPGSSCSAVAYTSNHKRLASGDAGFLEGLFLHMVDTVAVLPAAILRSKALRLPIQTLVLSGH from the coding sequence ATGCTCGAAACGCTGCTTTGCTCGCTCATCACGATCCTGCCGGACTACCTGTTCCGCCGCTACGTCCAGGGCAAGCGGATCGGCCGGGAGATCACGTTCTATTCGGTCTGGTACGAATTGCGCTGGGGCATCATCTCCTGCCTCATCCTGACGATCTCGCTGATCGCAATGATCTTCTATTACCACCCCTCGACCAGCAACGCGGTCGCCGCCTACCGCACGGTCCCGATCCTGCCGGAGACCCGCGGGCGCGTGCAGGAGGTCTTCCTGGAGCCCGGCCTGGTGCGCAAGGTCAAGGCCGGCGACCCGATCTTCCGTCTGGACAGTTCCCAGCAGCAGGCGGCGCTGGAGACGGCCCGCCGCAAGGTCGCCGAGATCGACGCCTCCATGGCGGTCGCAAAGGCCGAACTGGACGCCGCCGAGGCCCAGCTACGCCAGTCCCGTGCGTCGCTGAAACAGGCCACCGACGACCTGGAGACGAAGCTGGAGCTGCAGCGGCGCAACGCGAACGTCGTCACGACGCGCGAGATCGAGCGGCTGCAGAACATCGTCGACAGCCGCAAGGGCGGCGTCGATGCCGCAACCGCCAACAAGAAGAATGTCGAAACCCAGATCAACGTCCTCCTGCCGGCGCAAAAGGCGAGCGCCGAGGCCGCGCGCGCCCAGGCCGAGGTCGACCTTTCCAAGACCCTCGTCGTCGCCGGCACGGACGGAACGGTCGAGCAGTTTTCCCTGCGCGTCGGCGACGTGGTCAATCCGATGATGCGGCCGGCCGGCATCCTGGTGCCGGACGATGCCGGGCGTTACGGCGTCATTGCCGGTTTCGGGCAACTGGAGGCACAGGTCATCCACCCCGGAATGATTGCCGAGGTGACCTGCATCTCCAAGCCTTTCACCGTCATCCCGATGGTCGTGACCGACGTGCAGATGCACATCGCGGCGGGCCAGTTGGGGGCGACCACACAGTTGCTCGAGAGCGCGAATGCGCAGCCGCCCGGAGCGATCACCGCAAAGCTGGAACCACTCTATGAGGGCGGCTTTGCCGGCGTGCCGCCGGGAAGCAGTTGCTCCGCCGTTGCCTATACCAGCAACCACAAGCGGCTGGCATCCGGCGATGCCGGCTTCCTGGAGGGCCTGTTCCTGCACATGGTCGACACCGTCGCCGTTCTCCCCGCGGCGATCCTCAGGTCGAAGGCCTTGCGGCTGCCGATCCAGACGCTGGTCCTGTCCGGTCATTGA
- the lpdA gene encoding dihydrolipoyl dehydrogenase: protein MTRDYDVIVIGAGPGGYVAAIRAAQLGLKTAVVEREHLGGICLNWGCIPTKALLRSADLLDQMREAKAFGITAGEAKPDIAAIVKRSRAVSAQLNGGIGMLLKKNKVDVIWGEARFKDAHTLDVAAPSKKPAEPAHPAPKAVKGPGRYSAEHIIVATGARPRALPGLEPDGDKVLTYFEAMVPKEVPKSLLVMGSGAIGVEFGSFYRSLGTEVTIVELLPQILPHEDEEVAAFARKRFEKRGMRVLTGTKATKLDKSGKGVTVTLEGPDGKTETVTVDKVISAIGVATNTENLGLESIGVKTDRGGIVTDGLCRTNVAGVYAIGDVAGAPMLAHKAEHEGILCVEAIAGKDAHALDKTRIPGCTYCHPQVASVGLTEKAAKDAGRRIRVGKFPFIGNGKAVALGDTEGFVKTVFDDATGELLGAHMVGPEVTELIQGFATAISHETTEEHLMQTVYPHPTLSEAMHESVLSAYGRAIHI from the coding sequence ATGACCAGGGACTACGACGTCATCGTCATCGGCGCCGGACCGGGCGGCTATGTGGCCGCGATCCGCGCCGCCCAGCTCGGCCTGAAGACGGCCGTTGTCGAGCGCGAGCATCTCGGCGGCATCTGCCTCAACTGGGGCTGCATCCCGACCAAGGCGCTCTTGCGCTCCGCCGACCTTCTCGACCAGATGCGCGAGGCGAAGGCCTTCGGCATTACGGCGGGCGAGGCAAAGCCCGACATCGCCGCCATCGTCAAGCGCTCGCGCGCCGTCTCCGCCCAGCTCAACGGCGGTATCGGCATGCTCCTGAAGAAGAACAAGGTCGACGTGATCTGGGGCGAGGCACGCTTCAAGGACGCCCACACGCTGGACGTCGCCGCCCCGTCGAAGAAGCCGGCCGAGCCGGCCCATCCCGCCCCGAAAGCCGTCAAGGGACCGGGCCGCTACAGCGCAGAGCACATCATCGTCGCCACCGGCGCCCGGCCGCGTGCCCTGCCCGGCCTTGAGCCCGACGGCGACAAGGTGCTCACCTATTTCGAGGCGATGGTGCCGAAGGAGGTGCCGAAGTCGCTGCTGGTCATGGGCTCCGGCGCCATTGGCGTCGAATTCGGCTCGTTCTACCGCTCGCTCGGCACCGAGGTCACCATCGTCGAACTCCTGCCGCAGATCCTGCCGCACGAGGACGAGGAGGTCGCCGCCTTTGCCCGCAAGCGCTTCGAGAAGCGCGGCATGCGGGTGTTGACCGGCACGAAGGCGACGAAGCTCGATAAGTCGGGCAAGGGGGTCACCGTCACGCTGGAAGGTCCCGACGGCAAGACCGAGACGGTCACCGTCGACAAGGTCATCTCCGCCATCGGCGTTGCTACCAACACGGAAAACCTTGGCCTGGAAAGCATCGGCGTGAAGACGGACCGCGGCGGCATCGTCACCGACGGGCTCTGCCGCACCAACGTTGCCGGCGTCTACGCCATCGGCGACGTCGCCGGCGCGCCGATGCTCGCCCACAAGGCCGAGCACGAGGGGATTCTCTGCGTCGAAGCCATCGCCGGAAAGGACGCCCACGCCCTCGACAAGACCCGGATCCCCGGCTGCACCTACTGCCATCCGCAAGTCGCCTCGGTCGGCCTTACCGAAAAAGCCGCCAAGGACGCCGGCCGAAGAATCCGCGTCGGAAAATTCCCCTTCATCGGCAACGGCAAGGCCGTCGCCCTCGGCGATACGGAGGGCTTCGTCAAGACCGTCTTCGACGATGCAACGGGAGAACTTCTCGGCGCCCACATGGTCGGCCCGGAAGTCACCGAGCTGATCCAGGGGTTCGCCACCGCGATCTCCCACGAAACCACCGAAGAGCACCTCATGCAGACCGTCTATCCGCATCCGACGCTGTCGGAGGCGATGCACGAGAGCGTGCTCAGCGCCTATGGGCGCGCCATCCACATCTAG
- a CDS encoding HAD family hydrolase: MAEMQALIFDCDGVLVDTERDGHRVAFNKAFAAKGLDVTWSVERYGELLKTAGGKERMRRHFDETEWPVPEEERDAFILDLHKLKTGLFMELIEGGALPLRPGIAAIVDEAIADGKKIAVCSTSNERAVQAVVDVLLGPDRAKHMPVFAGDMVPRKKPNPDIYNLAKDKLGLDPAACVVVEDSEIGMKAALAAGMHCVVTTSSYTADEDFSGADKVVPSLAEVTLTDCKTLT, translated from the coding sequence ATGGCTGAGATGCAGGCCCTCATCTTCGACTGCGACGGCGTCCTCGTCGACACCGAGCGGGACGGCCACCGGGTCGCCTTCAACAAGGCATTCGCCGCAAAGGGACTGGACGTTACGTGGTCGGTGGAGCGTTACGGCGAGCTCCTGAAGACCGCCGGCGGCAAGGAGCGTATGCGGCGCCATTTCGACGAGACGGAATGGCCCGTGCCGGAGGAGGAGCGCGACGCCTTCATCCTCGACCTCCACAAGCTGAAGACCGGCCTCTTCATGGAGCTGATCGAGGGCGGCGCCCTGCCGCTCAGGCCCGGCATCGCCGCGATCGTCGACGAGGCGATCGCGGACGGAAAGAAGATCGCCGTCTGCTCGACCTCCAACGAACGTGCCGTCCAGGCCGTCGTCGACGTCCTGCTCGGCCCGGACCGGGCGAAACACATGCCGGTCTTTGCCGGCGACATGGTGCCGAGGAAGAAGCCGAACCCGGACATCTACAATCTGGCGAAAGACAAGCTCGGCCTCGACCCGGCCGCCTGCGTCGTCGTCGAAGACAGCGAGATCGGCATGAAGGCGGCGCTTGCCGCCGGCATGCACTGCGTCGTCACGACGTCGTCCTATACCGCCGACGAGGACTTTTCCGGCGCCGACAAAGTCGTGCCGAGCCTCGCCGAGGTGACTCTCACCGACTGCAAGACGCTGACCTGA
- a CDS encoding YcjF family protein, whose amino-acid sequence MTKRLPKTSTRTLDDLRDAASAALADEKRAPEPAAAKASATPDSTEAMPDGKAGALPEPVAPSRPAAPSLPAVAAAVPAPSGLPTRAAFREASARLIIERHANFGAVAGLVPVPVVDLAAIAAIVERMLRKLSRLYGRPIDTDRSRRLATAMLTGMAAPGIASFTTNGLLKMTPGPHVLGVALTSVSAVVLVRIVGEVYLEELQGEAA is encoded by the coding sequence ATGACCAAGCGGCTGCCGAAGACCTCGACCCGCACCCTCGACGACCTGCGCGATGCGGCAAGCGCCGCGCTCGCCGACGAAAAGCGCGCGCCGGAACCGGCGGCCGCGAAGGCTTCGGCGACGCCCGACAGCACCGAGGCCATGCCGGACGGGAAAGCCGGCGCCCTGCCGGAGCCCGTCGCGCCGTCAAGGCCGGCCGCGCCGTCCCTTCCCGCCGTCGCCGCCGCCGTTCCGGCCCCGTCGGGCCTGCCGACGCGGGCCGCGTTCCGGGAGGCCTCGGCCCGCCTCATCATCGAACGGCACGCCAATTTTGGTGCCGTCGCCGGGCTCGTGCCGGTGCCGGTCGTCGACCTTGCCGCGATCGCGGCGATCGTGGAGCGCATGCTGCGCAAGCTGTCGCGGCTCTACGGCCGGCCGATCGATACGGACCGCAGCCGGCGGCTGGCGACGGCCATGCTGACCGGCATGGCGGCGCCCGGGATTGCCAGCTTCACCACCAACGGCCTGTTGAAGATGACGCCCGGGCCGCACGTTCTCGGCGTCGCGCTGACCTCGGTCTCGGCCGTCGTGCTGGTGCGCATCGTCGGCGAGGTTTACCTGGAAGAGTTGCAGGGCGAGGCCGCCTGA
- a CDS encoding dihydrolipoamide acetyltransferase family protein — translation MAAPILMPQVGQDLTEGVLVSWNVKVGDPVKKGDIVAVVESEKASFEVEAFEEGTVLKLLYGEGDKATVLEPILFVGAEGESLDGNTADAAKAEEKAPAPESAAPAETAEPAPASSGGTSSSPLARRLAKQNGLDITAIAGTGPRGSVVKRDIEAALASGAAKAPATEQPAAAPAPAPAAPAAKPMPLPAADTSDREEPFTRMRQVIADRLLLSKQTIPHFYLKAEVDVSDLLIRRRAHLDMGGDKVSLNDVIVHATALTLLEFPRLNAHVASDRVVLKGQVNVGVAVSVENGLMVPAIENTPFMSLAEIAASVREHAAAARRGMTKSQAQSTFSISNLGMYGVEVIPIINPPEAGILGVGPIQRQVREHRGGIQVRDILPLSLAADHRAVDGAYGAQFLQALSETISTYNMFDGKLSAAAE, via the coding sequence ATGGCAGCCCCCATCCTGATGCCCCAGGTCGGCCAGGACCTCACCGAGGGCGTTCTCGTTTCCTGGAACGTCAAGGTCGGCGACCCGGTCAAGAAGGGCGACATCGTCGCCGTGGTGGAATCGGAAAAGGCGAGCTTCGAGGTCGAGGCCTTCGAGGAAGGCACCGTCCTGAAGCTGCTCTACGGCGAGGGCGACAAGGCGACCGTGCTGGAGCCGATCCTCTTCGTCGGCGCGGAGGGCGAAAGCCTCGACGGCAATACGGCGGACGCGGCAAAGGCCGAGGAAAAAGCGCCAGCGCCGGAGAGCGCCGCGCCGGCCGAGACGGCCGAGCCCGCGCCGGCAAGCTCCGGCGGCACCTCCTCCTCACCGCTCGCCCGCCGGCTCGCCAAGCAGAACGGCCTCGACATCACCGCCATTGCAGGCACCGGCCCGCGCGGCTCGGTCGTCAAGCGCGACATCGAGGCGGCGCTTGCCAGCGGCGCGGCCAAGGCGCCGGCGACAGAACAACCGGCCGCCGCCCCGGCCCCCGCTCCCGCGGCGCCCGCTGCCAAGCCGATGCCGTTGCCGGCGGCCGACACCAGCGACCGCGAAGAGCCGTTCACCCGCATGCGCCAGGTGATCGCCGACCGGCTGCTGCTCTCCAAGCAGACCATCCCGCATTTCTACCTGAAGGCGGAGGTCGACGTCAGCGACCTGCTGATCCGGCGCCGCGCCCATCTCGACATGGGCGGCGACAAGGTTTCCCTGAACGACGTCATCGTCCACGCGACCGCGCTCACGCTGCTGGAATTCCCGCGCCTCAACGCCCATGTGGCCAGCGACCGTGTGGTCCTGAAGGGCCAGGTCAATGTGGGCGTCGCCGTATCCGTGGAGAACGGGCTGATGGTGCCGGCGATCGAGAACACGCCGTTCATGAGCCTTGCCGAGATCGCCGCTTCCGTGCGCGAGCACGCGGCGGCCGCAAGGCGCGGCATGACCAAGTCGCAGGCCCAGAGCACCTTCTCGATCTCCAATCTCGGCATGTATGGCGTCGAGGTGATCCCGATCATCAATCCGCCGGAGGCCGGCATCCTCGGTGTCGGGCCGATCCAGCGCCAGGTGCGCGAGCATCGCGGCGGCATCCAGGTACGGGACATCCTGCCCCTGTCGCTGGCCGCCGACCACCGCGCCGTCGACGGCGCCTATGGCGCCCAGTTCCTGCAGGCGCTGTCGGAGACGATTTCCACCTACAACATGTTCGACGGCAAACTTTCGGCGGCGGCGGAATGA
- a CDS encoding ParA family protein produces MTGPVVTVASLKGGSGKTTLACCLAVHWQLKGLKPLLVDADPQRSATRLAERDGALGGVALLEEADPGVWQAIKARRAGHGITIVDTPGFDSEITVAALAVADLVLIPVKASPLDVDRMMDTVKTLMSGVKGWAPTFRCVLTQTTPGSVIARHVRADLAESGFPLLSADMTNRVAYAEAALYGATPSLTAADGPAARDIAAIADEAEALLSTKKALTA; encoded by the coding sequence ATGACCGGACCGGTTGTCACGGTGGCATCGTTGAAGGGAGGCAGCGGCAAGACGACCCTTGCCTGCTGTCTTGCCGTCCACTGGCAGTTGAAGGGGCTTAAGCCCCTCCTCGTCGATGCCGATCCGCAGCGCTCGGCGACGCGGCTTGCGGAGCGGGACGGCGCGCTCGGCGGCGTCGCGCTGCTGGAAGAAGCCGACCCGGGCGTCTGGCAGGCGATCAAGGCGCGGCGCGCCGGCCACGGCATCACCATCGTCGACACGCCGGGCTTCGACAGCGAGATCACGGTCGCGGCGCTCGCCGTTGCCGACCTGGTGCTGATCCCGGTCAAGGCATCGCCGCTCGACGTCGACCGGATGATGGACACGGTCAAGACGCTGATGAGCGGGGTCAAGGGCTGGGCGCCGACGTTCCGCTGCGTGCTGACCCAGACGACGCCCGGCAGCGTCATCGCCCGCCATGTGCGCGCCGACCTTGCCGAGAGCGGCTTTCCGCTGCTTTCAGCCGACATGACCAACCGGGTCGCCTATGCGGAGGCCGCGCTCTATGGCGCAACGCCGAGCCTGACGGCGGCGGACGGCCCCGCCGCGCGCGACATCGCGGCGATTGCCGACGAGGCCGAGGCGCTGCTTTCGACCAAGAAGGCGCTGACGGCATGA
- a CDS encoding polysaccharide deacetylase family protein: MTEAAFWPDGARLVLSISMQFEAGGEVVYGAPGPLDGLGTMDDVLDYPTKSWYRYGYVEGLQRMMDLWDRFGIKVTSHMVGSAVDNAPHIALEIVERGHEAAAHGRDWVPQYDMEADAEKAFIEANVASIERATGTRPLGYNSAAMRPTANTLKILSDLGFTYHIDDVSRDEPFLIPVRGRPFAVVPYTLQHNDIIQFERYGFSAHDFERELKDGFDQLYEEAAHRRRMMSISLHDRIGGRPHRVRAISRFLEYALAQPGVIVLRKDEIAAFALTDPTILQDVNEHDRWAEIEDGLGTAKVGRMG; the protein is encoded by the coding sequence ATGACCGAGGCCGCTTTCTGGCCGGACGGTGCCCGTCTGGTGCTGTCCATCTCCATGCAGTTCGAGGCCGGCGGCGAGGTCGTCTACGGCGCGCCGGGTCCGCTCGACGGCCTCGGCACCATGGACGACGTTCTCGATTACCCGACCAAGAGCTGGTACCGCTACGGCTATGTCGAAGGCCTGCAGCGGATGATGGATCTGTGGGACCGGTTCGGCATCAAGGTCACCTCCCACATGGTCGGCTCGGCCGTCGACAATGCGCCGCACATCGCCCTCGAGATCGTGGAACGCGGCCACGAGGCCGCCGCCCACGGCCGCGACTGGGTCCCGCAATACGACATGGAGGCGGACGCCGAGAAGGCCTTCATCGAGGCGAACGTTGCGAGCATCGAAAGGGCCACCGGCACCCGGCCCCTCGGCTACAACAGCGCCGCCATGCGCCCGACCGCCAATACCCTCAAGATCCTCTCCGACCTCGGCTTCACCTACCACATCGACGACGTCAGCCGCGACGAGCCCTTCCTCATCCCGGTCCGTGGCAGGCCGTTCGCGGTCGTGCCCTACACGCTGCAGCACAACGACATCATCCAGTTCGAGCGCTACGGCTTTTCCGCCCACGACTTCGAGCGCGAGCTGAAGGACGGCTTCGACCAGCTCTACGAGGAGGCGGCGCACAGACGCCGGATGATGTCGATCTCGCTCCACGACCGCATCGGCGGCCGCCCGCACCGGGTTCGCGCGATCAGCCGCTTCCTGGAATACGCGCTCGCGCAACCCGGCGTCATCGTCCTGCGCAAGGACGAGATCGCGGCCTTCGCGCTCACCGACCCGACCATTCTCCAGGACGTCAACGAGCACGACCGCTGGGCGGAGATCGAAGACGGCCTCGGCACGGCGAAAGTCGGGCGGATGGGGTAG
- a CDS encoding alpha-ketoacid dehydrogenase subunit beta translates to MYREALREALFEEMELNDEVFIIGEGIAERGGSYKVTEGLLAKFGALRVRDTPISEASMIGVGVGAAIAHARPVVEILYIDFAMLGMDQIVNQAAKFRLMTGGEGRVPFVLRTQGGTGGGVAAQHSQSLEALFYHIPGLRVVMPSTPYDAKGLLKYALRQPDPVMFLEHKHLYMTKGMVPEGEFVIEFGKADIKREGSDVTLIAWSNMVPRTLEAAEALAEEGISAEVLDPRTLVPLDKDAILASVAKTNRVVIVQEAVRRGGVASDIASIIQQEAFYDLDAPVEIVAGMNTPIPFNLELEKASVPQTADIVAAAKSVLHADKAA, encoded by the coding sequence ATGTACCGCGAAGCCCTCAGGGAAGCGCTCTTTGAGGAAATGGAGCTGAACGACGAGGTCTTCATCATCGGTGAGGGCATCGCCGAGCGCGGCGGGTCCTACAAGGTGACCGAGGGGCTGCTCGCCAAATTCGGCGCACTCCGGGTCCGCGACACGCCGATCTCGGAAGCCAGCATGATCGGTGTCGGCGTCGGCGCGGCAATCGCCCATGCGCGGCCGGTCGTCGAAATCCTCTATATCGACTTCGCCATGCTCGGCATGGACCAGATCGTCAACCAGGCGGCAAAGTTCCGGCTGATGACAGGCGGCGAGGGCCGCGTACCCTTCGTCCTCAGGACGCAAGGGGGCACGGGCGGCGGCGTCGCGGCCCAGCACTCCCAGAGCCTGGAAGCCCTCTTCTACCACATCCCCGGTCTCAGGGTCGTGATGCCCTCGACGCCCTACGACGCCAAGGGGCTGCTGAAATACGCCCTGCGCCAGCCCGACCCGGTCATGTTCCTGGAGCACAAGCACCTCTACATGACCAAGGGCATGGTGCCGGAGGGCGAGTTCGTCATCGAGTTCGGCAAGGCCGACATCAAGCGCGAGGGCAGCGACGTCACGCTGATCGCCTGGTCGAACATGGTGCCGCGCACGCTTGAGGCGGCAGAGGCGTTGGCCGAGGAAGGCATTTCCGCCGAAGTGCTCGATCCGCGCACCCTGGTGCCGCTCGACAAGGACGCGATCCTTGCTTCAGTCGCCAAGACCAACCGCGTCGTCATCGTCCAGGAGGCCGTGCGCCGCGGCGGCGTTGCCTCCGACATCGCCTCGATCATCCAGCAGGAGGCCTTTTATGACCTCGACGCTCCGGTGGAGATCGTTGCCGGCATGAACACGCCGATCCCGTTCAACCTGGAACTGGAAAAGGCCTCCGTGCCGCAGACGGCCGACATCGTGGCGGCCGCCAAGTCCGTGCTCCACGCCGACAAGGCGGCCTGA